The following coding sequences are from one Gossypium hirsutum isolate 1008001.06 chromosome A12, Gossypium_hirsutum_v2.1, whole genome shotgun sequence window:
- the LOC107939435 gene encoding protein LAX PANICLE 2, with protein MIMVPAGNLSKQQHLPQVSSDGGGFYGYCGQSYTESFGLMSSVPGHGGYHSDACLGSDLGANSMAEDESRTNSTVNEGSSSKDNNQEQEEPDKGWLQLSIGGQATAYEYDHKKHDQGDPASRRGGLMELDLLPAATSQQSRPLAPIFHMPEFRPPPPPPTLMHSFSTLFFQHQQGSSSMIPHHGELSWAFKPIAATPSSTSSYLSRPFQVQSMDVAGPSSEVRIIDPPRRPHSGIWFMLEASRNQAKEPFLPQIPKSYLRIKDGKMTVRLLMKYVANKLRLDSESEIEIRCKGRQLQPLLTLQHVRDQIWSSRQAPADYTSTTPDDIYNNNNNNSNVMVLHYGRS; from the exons ATGATCATGGTTCCTGCTGGAAACCTTTCTAAGCAACAACATCTTCCTCAAGTTAGCAGTGACGGTGGCGGCTTTTATGGTTATTGCGGTCAAAGTTACACAGAGAGTTTCGGTCTTATGAGCAGTGTTCCTGGGCATGGCGGCTATCACAGCGATGCTTGCTTAGGATCTGATCTAGGTGCTAATTCCATGGCTGAAGATGAATCCAGAACTAATAGTACAGTTAATGAGGGATCCAGCTCCAAGGATAACAATCAAGAACAAGAAGAGCCAGATAAAGGTTGGCTCCAACTCAGTATAGGGGGTCAGGCAACAGCATATGAATATGATCACAAGAAGCATGACCAAGGCGATCCAGCGTCCAGACGAGGAGGGTTGATGGAGCTTGATCTTTTACCTGCTGCTACCTCACAACAATCAAGGCCTTTAGCCCCCATTTTTCATATGCCTGAGTTTCGACCTCCACCACCACCTCCAACCCTTATGCATAGTTTTAGTACTTTATTCTTTCAACACCAACAAGGAAGTAGCTCCATGATCCCTCATCATGGGGAGCTTAGCTGGGCATTTAAGCCTATAGCAGCCACTCCTTCTTCCACTTCTTCCTATTTATCCAGACCATTTCAGGTGCAATCAATGGATGTTGCCGGGCCGAGCTCGGAGGTTCGAATCATTGATCCTCCCAGAAGGCCCCATTCTGGCATTTGGTTTATGCTAGAAGCATCACGCAATCA aGCCAAAGAACCGTTCTTACCTCAAATACCAAAGAGCTATCTGAGAAtcaa GGACGGGAAGATGACAGTGCGATTATTAATGAAGTATGTGGCTAACAAGCTGAGACTGGATAGCGAATCAGAG ATAGAGATAAGATGTAAAGGCCGACAGCTTCAACCATTGTTGACATTGCAGCATGTAAGAGATCAAATATGGAGTTCAAGACAAGCTCCTGCAGATTATACTTCAACAACACctgatgatatttataataataacaacaacaacagcaaTGTCATGGTTCTGCACTACGGTAGGAGCTAG